The nucleotide sequence GAGCTTTCGTAGATGCGGTAGCCGCTCTCGCTGGTGAGGCCGCGGGGATAGTAGCCCAGCAGGATTTGGATGGTCCGGATGGGGGTGTATTCGTTGCGGAAACGCAGGCCCGCGCCGAAGCCGGTGTACGGCTTGTCGTAGATGGGCAGCACGCGGCCAGAGCGGTTGTTGAGCCACGCTATGTCGGCAAAGAGGACGCCCGCCAACCGGAAGCCAAAGAAGGATACCGGCGTATAGACGGTGGTTTCGTAGTTGAGTACTGCCCGGCTGGTGCCGCGCAGGTCGCTGGTCGAGCGGAAGCCCCGCAAGCCCCGTTCGCCTTCAATCGTAAGGGGCAGGTCGCTGGAAAGGCGGTTCAACCCGATAGCCGTCCGGTTCCAGAGGAAATGCCGCCACTGGTAGTTGCCGGTGTGATAGAGGCGAGTGAAATACAGGATTTCCGTGCTGATTAGCCCCTGTTGCCAGTCGTGGGTAGAGGGACGGACGTAGGAGCCAAACTCACCGCTCAGGTACAAGTAGCCGGCGCGCGGACTATAGTTGGCCGTCGAGATTCGGGCGCCGTAGTAGTGGCGCCGGTCCTGGTCGTTGAGCTCGTAGCCCAGCGTGGCGCTGAGCAGTGTGCCGGTTGGGATGTCTTCTGTGCGGCCGAAGCCAAACAGGTATTTGTCTTTGTAGTAGCGCCGCACGCTGTAGCCAATGGTGCCCAGCAAGGCATTGGCGTTCAGGAAGTCGGAGTTAGGGCGAATGGTATGGTGCGTGCGCAACAGCCGGGCCGACAAAATCATGCGGCCGGGGTTATCGTAGCCCAAATCATAGCTACGCAGCGGCAAGGAACGGCCCACCCACAAATCCTGGGTGGTGTAGCGAATAGGGGAGTAGTCGGGCTCCTGGCCGGGCGGGGGCTGCCTAAGCAGCAGCCGGTAGTTGTAGGAGTTCAACGACAACGCCCCGGCGTACTTGGTATTGATAGAGTAGAAGTCGCGGCTAAGCGTAACGCCCCCCTGCCGGTTCTGATACTCGTTTTGGTAGCGGGCTTCCCCGTAGATGAAGTTGCGGAACGGCACCCGGTAGCTGCCACGGTAACTCCACGATTGTGGCTGGCGGCGCCCGTACTCGTAGCGGTTGCGGAACTGGTGTCCCTGGCCCAGAAAATTCTGGTCGCGCAAGCCAATCACGGCCGCGCCCACGTCGCGCACCTCCACCGACCCGCTCAAGCTGAACACATCCTTGGTTACAATTTCCACGTCCACGCTGTCGGCTGAGCTGGTGCGCTCGTTCACAAACACCCGAGCGTCTAGCAACTCAGCAGTCTGGCGTAGCAAACGCTCTGATTCGGCCAGGGCTTGCGGCTCTAGCTCCGAGCCGGCCCGAAACAGCAACACCTGTCGGACCCGGGCCTTCGAGGTCTTCATGTGGAAGAAGTTGCCGGTTTTCTCTAGCACGTTGCGCGGAATGCGGGTGGTGTCGGAGATGCTGTAGCCGAAAGCCGTCAGCGTCCGGATGTTGATGTTGCGTACTATTTTATAGTTGTGGCGGTCGTATTGGCGGTCCAGCAAGGCCGCATCTAGGCCCGCTTGGTCTTCACGGCGCGGCGTGAAGTTGAAAAGAGCTGCCGCTGCTTTGCCGGCAATGGTTTTGCGCTTGGTGTACGCCTTGAGGCCGTTGAGTAGGCGTTCTTGGTCGAAGCGCCGCCGTAGGGAGTCGGTGCTGACGGCTGGGCGGCGGGTGGTATCGGTAGGCTCAATTACTCGGGAAGTATCAGCAGGCGTGGTCGTGGTGGTTTGGGCCAGCGTGGGGAAAGCCCCAAGCCACAAGAATGCCCACACATACACCACATACTTCATACGACAGAATTCAACCCTTGCAAGGTACAGCGTTCTTAAGAGGTTTGCCACACGCTGATCGTTGCAAAACGCCCCGAAAACAGGGATAAAAATAGCGCTATCGTTCCGACGCAGGAGGCAGCCGAGTTAGCTGGTTCAACGATTCAGACTCAGCTACCTCCCGCGTCGAAACGGCAACGTTGTTGTCTGACAATGCAGGAGAAATACTCGGCAGTTTCGGAACAATTCCAACGAAATTAGTCTTGATGTATAGTGCAACTATCAGCACAAGCCCCTATTTTTAAGCCCAGATACAGCCCGATGAACGACCAGCGCATTCAGGAAAAGCTAAGCATTTTGGCAGACGCCGCGAAGTACGACGTATCGTGCTCCAGCAGCGGTGGCAAGCGCAAAAACGAGTCCAAGGGCCTCGGCAATGCGGAAGGTATGGGCATCTGCCACAGCTACACTGAAGACGGCCGTTGCGTGAGTCTGCTCAAGATTTTGCTTACCAACCATTGCATCTTCGACTGCGCTTACTGCGTGTCGCGCAAGAGCAACGACGTGAAGCGGGCGGCTTTCACTGTTGACGAAGTAGTGGACCTGACCATGAACTTCTACCGTCGTAACTACATCGAGGGGTTGTTCTTAAGTTCCGGCATTTTTTCGTCGCCCGACTATACAATGGAGCGCCTCGTGCGCATCATCAAGAAGCTGCGCACTGAGCACAATTTCAACGGCTATATCCACGTGAAAGCCATTCCGGGCGCTTCGGAGGAGCTGATTCAGGAGGCGGGCCTGTACGCCGACCGTTTGAGCGTGAACATCGAGCTGCCCTCGGAAATGAGCTTGCAGAACCTGGCGCCGGAAAAGAATTACGAGGAGATTCTGACCCCGATGGCCCAGATTCGGGACGGTATCACCAAAAACAAAGAAGAGAAGGCGCTTTTCAAGAAGGTGCCGCAGTTCGCCACGGCCGGCCAGAGCACCCAGCTTATTGTAGGCGCTTCCGCTGAAAACGACCTCGAAATCATCAACCTGACCGACTCGCTCTACAAAGGCTACGGCCTGAAGCGGGTGTACTACTCGGGCTACATCCCCGTCACCGACGATGCGCGTTTGCCGCAAGTGACGCAGCCGCCCCTCATCCGGGAGCACCGCCTCTACCAGACCGACTGGCTGATGCGCTTCTACGGCTTCCAGGCCGACGAAATCCTGGACCCTGCGCACCCCTTCCTCGATCTGGAAGTGGACCCCAAGCTAGCATGGGCCTTGCGCAACCGCCACGTATTTCCGGTGGACGTGAATTCGGCAGACTACGAAATGATTTTGCGCATTCCAGGTGTTGGGGCGCGCTCAGCGAAGCGTATTGTGGCCGCTCGCCGGTTTGCGCCTATCACGCTCGACCATCTGCACAAGTTTGGAGTGGTGCTGAAGCGAGCCAAGTTTTTCCTGACTTGCCGCGGGCAGGCCTTAGAGAAGCGCGACTACGACGAGCAAACCATTCGCCGCCAAATTCTATTTGGCGCAGGCTCGGTGCGGTCAGCCCTCGTCACCCAGCAACTCGACCTTTTTGCCCAAGCCTCTTAGGGGCTTGGGACTAGAAGGTTGGTTGCGAAAAGGAGTGTCCGGGAATATAAAAACAGATTGTTCTTACATAACCACTTGAAAACAAACCACTATTAACCAACTTCTACCATGACCATCTCACATCGCGCCGCCGACGCGTCGGCTGCCTCTCTCGACGCTTCCACTCCCAAGAAAGTAGCCCGTATTGCCTGCTGCTGCAAGCTTTCCGACCTGTTGCCCATTGTGCAGCAACTCCACCGGGAGGCGGCCCACGCCAACGCCACGCGGGCTCGGCGGCAGTCGGAGGCGGCTTGAAGCTGATAGCTGGGCAGTAACCCTACGCCTGGTTGTGGGGTACGCGTAGCA is from Hymenobacter tibetensis and encodes:
- a CDS encoding BamA/TamA family outer membrane protein, which gives rise to MKYVVYVWAFLWLGAFPTLAQTTTTTPADTSRVIEPTDTTRRPAVSTDSLRRRFDQERLLNGLKAYTKRKTIAGKAAAALFNFTPRREDQAGLDAALLDRQYDRHNYKIVRNINIRTLTAFGYSISDTTRIPRNVLEKTGNFFHMKTSKARVRQVLLFRAGSELEPQALAESERLLRQTAELLDARVFVNERTSSADSVDVEIVTKDVFSLSGSVEVRDVGAAVIGLRDQNFLGQGHQFRNRYEYGRRQPQSWSYRGSYRVPFRNFIYGEARYQNEYQNRQGGVTLSRDFYSINTKYAGALSLNSYNYRLLLRQPPPGQEPDYSPIRYTTQDLWVGRSLPLRSYDLGYDNPGRMILSARLLRTHHTIRPNSDFLNANALLGTIGYSVRRYYKDKYLFGFGRTEDIPTGTLLSATLGYELNDQDRRHYYGARISTANYSPRAGYLYLSGEFGSYVRPSTHDWQQGLISTEILYFTRLYHTGNYQWRHFLWNRTAIGLNRLSSDLPLTIEGERGLRGFRSTSDLRGTSRAVLNYETTVYTPVSFFGFRLAGVLFADIAWLNNRSGRVLPIYDKPYTGFGAGLRFRNEYTPIRTIQILLGYYPRGLTSESGYRIYESSRPYYDFSDFSFGQPGIARYE
- a CDS encoding putative DNA modification/repair radical SAM protein, translating into MNDQRIQEKLSILADAAKYDVSCSSSGGKRKNESKGLGNAEGMGICHSYTEDGRCVSLLKILLTNHCIFDCAYCVSRKSNDVKRAAFTVDEVVDLTMNFYRRNYIEGLFLSSGIFSSPDYTMERLVRIIKKLRTEHNFNGYIHVKAIPGASEELIQEAGLYADRLSVNIELPSEMSLQNLAPEKNYEEILTPMAQIRDGITKNKEEKALFKKVPQFATAGQSTQLIVGASAENDLEIINLTDSLYKGYGLKRVYYSGYIPVTDDARLPQVTQPPLIREHRLYQTDWLMRFYGFQADEILDPAHPFLDLEVDPKLAWALRNRHVFPVDVNSADYEMILRIPGVGARSAKRIVAARRFAPITLDHLHKFGVVLKRAKFFLTCRGQALEKRDYDEQTIRRQILFGAGSVRSALVTQQLDLFAQAS